The proteins below come from a single Serpentinimonas raichei genomic window:
- a CDS encoding excinuclease ABC subunit UvrC, producing the protein MSEADPAPAPAAPFPDALLHAVAALPGLPGVYRFFDAAGQLLYVGKARHLKKRVGSYFSRRHDGTRIGHMVGQIERLESTVVRSEAEALLLENNLIKSSQPRYNILFRDDKSYPYLRLGSSAARSGTPAAGPAQPQAFPRLSYYRGAVDARSQYFGPYPNGWAVKQSIELLQKVFRLRTCEDTVFQHRSRPCLLYQIKRCSGPCVGLVSTADYARDVQDASAFLRGQTQDLQAALERRMLDFAEQLAFEQAAEVRNQIGSLAQVLQQQAMENVRDQEADILAVQVQGGRACVNLAMVRGGRHLGDRPFFPAQVADGALLASVEDGGEEEDGAAHDPPMSLETRVLEAFIAQHYSVHSPPPLLVLGAPVSAHLIDLLIQASSHKIHAVWQPREQRRAWLEMAQQNADLQLARLLSEEGSQQARTRALAQALDLPEEGLERLRIECFDVSHSAGEATMASCVVFEGHKMQSAQYRRYRIEGITPGDDYAAMRQVLLRRYGKLGPAQDLGVAEPGPSPSPEPGRARWPDLVLIDGGAGQVGVARQVFEQLGAEVGRLVGVEKGIGRKVGLEELVFADGRDKISLGADSAALMLVAQIRDEAHRFALTGMRAQRARTRTGSSQLEDIPGVGPKRRARLLQRFGGLRGVVAASVADLASVEGISTELAQQIYRALR; encoded by the coding sequence ATGAGCGAAGCCGATCCCGCACCCGCCCCAGCCGCCCCCTTCCCCGACGCGCTGCTGCACGCCGTGGCCGCCTTGCCGGGGCTGCCGGGGGTGTATCGGTTTTTCGATGCCGCCGGGCAGTTGCTCTACGTGGGCAAGGCGCGGCACCTGAAAAAGCGCGTGGGCAGCTACTTCAGCCGCCGCCACGACGGCACCCGCATCGGCCACATGGTGGGCCAGATCGAGCGCCTAGAGAGCACCGTGGTGCGCTCCGAGGCCGAGGCGCTGCTGCTGGAAAACAACCTCATCAAATCCAGCCAGCCGCGCTACAACATCTTGTTTCGCGACGACAAAAGCTACCCCTACCTGCGCCTGGGCAGCAGCGCGGCACGCTCGGGCACACCGGCTGCCGGACCCGCCCAGCCGCAAGCCTTCCCGCGCCTGTCGTACTACCGCGGCGCGGTGGATGCGCGCAGCCAGTACTTTGGCCCCTACCCCAACGGCTGGGCGGTCAAGCAAAGCATCGAGTTGCTGCAAAAGGTGTTTAGGCTGCGCACCTGCGAAGACACGGTGTTCCAGCACCGCAGCCGCCCCTGTCTGCTGTACCAGATCAAGCGCTGCAGCGGCCCCTGCGTGGGGCTGGTGAGCACGGCCGATTACGCACGCGATGTGCAAGACGCCAGCGCCTTTTTGCGCGGCCAGACCCAAGACCTGCAAGCCGCGCTGGAGCGGCGCATGCTCGATTTTGCCGAGCAACTGGCTTTTGAGCAGGCGGCTGAGGTGCGCAACCAGATCGGCAGCCTCGCGCAAGTGCTGCAGCAGCAGGCGATGGAGAACGTGCGCGACCAAGAGGCCGACATTCTGGCGGTTCAAGTGCAGGGCGGGCGCGCCTGCGTGAATTTGGCGATGGTGCGCGGTGGCCGCCACCTAGGCGACCGGCCATTTTTCCCGGCCCAAGTGGCCGACGGCGCGCTGCTGGCCAGCGTCGAAGATGGCGGCGAGGAGGAGGACGGCGCAGCGCACGACCCGCCCATGAGCTTGGAGACGCGGGTGCTGGAGGCCTTCATCGCGCAGCACTACAGCGTCCACAGCCCGCCGCCGCTGCTGGTGCTGGGGGCGCCGGTGAGCGCGCACCTGATCGATTTGTTGATTCAGGCCAGCTCGCACAAGATCCATGCGGTCTGGCAGCCGCGCGAGCAGCGGCGTGCTTGGCTGGAAATGGCGCAGCAAAACGCCGACTTGCAACTGGCGCGTCTGTTGTCGGAAGAGGGTTCGCAGCAGGCGCGCACGCGCGCGCTGGCGCAGGCGCTGGACCTGCCCGAAGAGGGGCTGGAGCGGCTGCGCATCGAGTGCTTCGACGTGTCGCACAGCGCCGGCGAGGCGACCATGGCCTCGTGCGTGGTGTTCGAGGGCCACAAAATGCAGAGCGCCCAGTACCGGCGCTACCGCATCGAGGGCATCACACCCGGCGACGACTACGCCGCCATGCGCCAGGTGCTGCTGCGCCGCTACGGCAAGCTGGGGCCAGCCCAAGACCTAGGCGTGGCCGAACCCGGCCCCAGCCCCAGCCCCGAACCAGGCCGCGCGCGCTGGCCCGATCTGGTGCTGATCGACGGTGGCGCGGGCCAGGTGGGCGTGGCGCGCCAGGTGTTCGAGCAGCTCGGGGCCGAGGTGGGCCGCCTCGTCGGGGTGGAAAAGGGCATTGGGCGCAAAGTGGGCCTAGAGGAGCTGGTGTTTGCCGACGGCCGCGACAAAATCAGTCTCGGGGCCGATTCGGCCGCGCTGATGCTGGTGGCGCAGATCCGCGACGAGGCGCACCGCTTCGCCCTCACCGGCATGCGCGCCCAGCGCGCGCGCACCCGCACCGGCAGCAGCCAGCTCGAAGACATTCCGGGCGTCGGCCCCAAGCGGCGCGCCCGCCTGCTGCAACGCTTTGGTGGTTTGCGCGGGGTGGTGGCGGCCAGCGTGGCCGATCTGGCCAGCGTGGAGGGCATTTCGACCGAGCTGGCGCAACAAATCTACCGCGCCTTGCGCTGA
- a CDS encoding tartrate dehydrogenase: protein MKTHRIAVIAGDGIGQEVMPEGLRVLEAAASRFGIGLQFDHFDFACWPYYERHGQMLPDDWKAQIGGHDAIYFGAVGWPEKIPDHISLWGSLLRFRREFDQYVNLRPARLMPGITAPVVRRDGSARQPGEIDMWIVRENTEGEYSSVGGRMFEGSEREIVLQETVMSRHGVDRVLRFAFELAQSRPKQHLTSATKSNGIAITMPYWDERVAAMARHYPEVRVDQFHIDILCAHFVQRPDHFDVVVASNLFGDILSDLGPACTGTIGIAPSANLDPERRFPSLFEPVHGSAPDIAGRGIANPIGQIWCGAMMLDFLGHRAAHDAVLQAIEAVLAAGSAAPRTPDLGGHAGTADLGRAIAAAL from the coding sequence ATGAAAACGCATCGCATCGCCGTCATCGCTGGCGACGGCATCGGCCAGGAAGTCATGCCCGAGGGGCTGCGCGTGCTGGAAGCGGCCGCGAGCCGCTTTGGCATCGGTTTGCAGTTCGACCACTTCGATTTCGCCTGCTGGCCCTACTACGAGCGCCACGGCCAGATGCTGCCCGACGACTGGAAAGCGCAGATCGGCGGCCACGATGCGATCTATTTTGGTGCCGTCGGCTGGCCCGAGAAAATCCCCGACCACATTTCGCTCTGGGGCTCGCTGCTGCGCTTTAGGCGCGAGTTTGACCAATACGTGAACCTGCGCCCGGCGCGCCTGATGCCCGGCATCACCGCGCCGGTGGTGCGCCGCGACGGCTCAGCGCGCCAGCCGGGCGAGATCGATATGTGGATCGTGCGCGAAAACACCGAGGGCGAGTACTCCAGCGTCGGCGGGCGCATGTTCGAGGGCAGCGAGCGCGAAATCGTGCTGCAAGAAACCGTGATGAGCCGCCACGGCGTCGATCGGGTGCTGCGCTTTGCCTTCGAGCTGGCGCAAAGCCGCCCCAAGCAACACCTCACCAGCGCGACCAAGAGCAACGGCATCGCCATCACCATGCCCTACTGGGACGAGCGCGTCGCCGCCATGGCGCGCCACTACCCCGAGGTGCGGGTAGACCAGTTCCACATCGACATTCTGTGCGCCCACTTCGTGCAGCGGCCCGACCATTTCGACGTGGTGGTGGCCAGCAACCTGTTTGGCGACATTTTGAGCGACCTCGGGCCGGCCTGCACCGGCACCATCGGCATCGCACCCAGCGCCAACCTCGACCCCGAGCGGCGCTTCCCCTCTTTGTTCGAGCCGGTGCACGGCTCGGCCCCCGACATCGCCGGGCGCGGCATCGCCAACCCGATCGGCCAGATCTGGTGCGGGGCCATGATGCTCGACTTTTTGGGCCACCGCGCCGCGCACGATGCGGTGCTGCAAGCCATAGAAGCCGTGCTGGCCGCAGGCAGCGCCGCCCCGCGCACGCCCGACCTCGGCGGCCACGCTGGCACGGCGGATCTGGGACGGGCCATCGCTGCGGCGCTGTAA
- a CDS encoding DMT family transporter has protein sequence MPTHAHHDAWLRAMPWVFVLIWSTGFIVARYGMPHAPPFTFLAWRYALSIALFLLWVWWARVAWPRSGAQWGHLAVLGLLMHAGYLGGVWAAVKAGMGAGLVALLVGLQPLLTAIWLSAVASSQGAAGLAVSRRQWLGLLLGLAGLVLVLWHQFVPAEGGAAVGATTGQIGATWFNVSLAVVALLSITAGTLYQKRYVQPCDVRSANTVQLLAALAVTLPLALLEPGGMNWNAELAGALAWSVLALTLGASSLLYLLIQRGAAASVVSLMYLVPPCTAVLAWLLFDEPITALTVAGVALTALGVSLVVRSPQAKA, from the coding sequence ATGCCCACCCACGCCCACCACGACGCTTGGCTGCGCGCCATGCCGTGGGTGTTTGTGCTGATCTGGAGCACCGGCTTCATCGTGGCGCGCTACGGCATGCCGCACGCCCCGCCGTTCACCTTTCTGGCCTGGCGCTATGCCTTGTCGATCGCGCTGTTTCTGCTCTGGGTCTGGTGGGCCCGGGTGGCGTGGCCGCGCAGCGGCGCGCAGTGGGGGCACTTGGCGGTGCTGGGGCTGCTGATGCACGCCGGCTACCTGGGCGGGGTCTGGGCGGCGGTGAAGGCCGGCATGGGCGCGGGCCTGGTGGCGCTGCTGGTGGGGCTGCAACCGCTGCTGACCGCCATTTGGCTCTCGGCCGTGGCCTCGTCCCAAGGTGCGGCGGGTTTGGCGGTGTCGCGGCGCCAGTGGCTCGGCTTGCTGTTGGGGCTGGCCGGGCTGGTGCTGGTGCTGTGGCACCAGTTCGTTCCTGCTGAAGGGGGCGCTGCCGTGGGGGCCACCACGGGCCAGATCGGGGCCACCTGGTTCAACGTCTCGCTGGCTGTGGTGGCGCTGCTGAGCATCACCGCCGGTACCCTGTACCAAAAGCGCTACGTGCAGCCCTGCGACGTGCGCAGCGCCAACACGGTGCAGTTGCTGGCGGCGCTGGCGGTCACGCTGCCGCTGGCGCTGCTGGAGCCGGGCGGCATGAACTGGAACGCCGAACTGGCCGGGGCGCTGGCCTGGTCGGTGCTGGCGCTCACGCTCGGGGCCAGTTCGCTGCTGTATCTGCTGATCCAGCGCGGCGCCGCCGCCTCGGTGGTCAGCCTGATGTACCTGGTGCCGCCGTGCACCGCCGTGCTGGCCTGGCTGCTGTTCGACGAACCCATCACCGCCCTGACCGTGGCCGGCGTGGCCCTGACCGCACTCGGCGTCAGCCTGGTGGTGCGCAGCCCCCAAGCCAAAGCCTGA
- a CDS encoding bifunctional anthranilate synthase component I family protein/class IV aminotransferase: MVFALLDDCDASAAQPSSRLYTGFVRQHTCTDAAGLPALWDAVQADQRAGLHALLLADYEWGEALVLGRPSVADPGAALRLLMFSHVQQMVRTEVDAWLQTLPGAGAGAGTLALEEDISAADFHAAVERIHAAISAGETYQVNFSYRLQGHAWGEPVALYSALRARQPVPFGALLRLPDEGWLLSCSPELFLRQQDGLLSARPMKGTAARSQPADSGDGDDIDQAGSLQADRKSRAENVMIVDLLRNDIGRIARTGSVQVPALFEIESYATVHQMTSTVQARLRPEVDWPELLRATFPCGSVTGAPKHRTMQLIRALENTPRGPYCGAIGWLDAAPAGQRVGDFCLSVAIRTLTLGAPQQGKRPLRLGIGAGIVHDSVAADELAECRLKARFLTDLDPGFDLFETLLHLPGHGLQHLGLHLARLAASARTLGFAFDPDAARALLHQRASELPTNCPARVRLALSHNGRLSLVHAPLAALPPGVVTLLLQPEPLPLHDPLAAHKTTRRSHYDAGIRAAERAGAFDSLFFNSADELVEGGRSNVFLRLGGRWLTPPVSCGALPGIQRSVLLADPAWAASEARLTRADLQRAEAIVVCNALRGALPARLHGAASAPSA, translated from the coding sequence ATGGTTTTTGCCCTGCTCGACGACTGCGACGCCAGCGCCGCGCAGCCCAGCAGCCGGCTCTACACCGGGTTCGTGCGCCAGCACACCTGCACCGATGCAGCCGGGCTGCCCGCCCTCTGGGATGCGGTGCAAGCCGATCAGCGCGCCGGCCTGCACGCGCTGCTGCTGGCCGACTACGAATGGGGCGAAGCGCTGGTGCTCGGGCGCCCATCGGTGGCCGACCCCGGGGCGGCGCTGCGCCTGCTGATGTTCAGCCATGTGCAGCAGATGGTGCGCACCGAGGTGGACGCCTGGTTGCAAACCCTGCCGGGGGCGGGCGCGGGTGCGGGCACGCTCGCGCTCGAGGAAGACATCAGCGCGGCGGATTTTCATGCCGCAGTCGAGCGCATCCACGCCGCCATAAGCGCCGGCGAAACCTACCAGGTCAACTTCAGCTACCGCCTGCAAGGCCACGCCTGGGGCGAGCCGGTGGCGCTGTACTCGGCCTTGCGCGCGCGCCAGCCGGTGCCCTTTGGGGCGCTGCTGCGGCTGCCAGACGAGGGCTGGCTGCTGTCTTGCTCGCCCGAGCTGTTCTTGCGCCAGCAAGACGGGCTGCTGAGCGCACGGCCCATGAAAGGCACCGCCGCACGCAGCCAGCCGGCCGACAGCGGGGACGGCGACGACATCGACCAGGCCGGCAGCCTGCAGGCAGACCGCAAGAGCCGGGCCGAAAACGTGATGATAGTGGACCTGCTGCGCAACGACATCGGGCGCATCGCGCGCACCGGCAGCGTGCAGGTGCCGGCCCTGTTCGAAATCGAATCCTACGCCACCGTGCACCAGATGACTTCCACCGTGCAGGCCCGGCTGCGGCCCGAGGTGGACTGGCCCGAGCTGCTGCGCGCCACCTTTCCCTGTGGTTCGGTCACGGGGGCACCCAAGCACCGCACCATGCAGCTCATCCGCGCCCTCGAAAACACGCCGCGCGGGCCCTATTGCGGCGCCATCGGCTGGCTCGATGCCGCACCAGCGGGCCAGCGCGTGGGCGATTTCTGTCTCTCGGTGGCCATCCGCACGCTCACGCTCGGGGCGCCGCAGCAGGGCAAGCGGCCGCTGCGCCTAGGGATTGGCGCCGGTATCGTGCACGACAGCGTGGCCGCCGACGAACTGGCCGAGTGCCGCCTCAAGGCCCGCTTCCTGACCGACCTCGACCCGGGTTTTGATTTGTTCGAGACCCTGCTGCACCTGCCCGGCCACGGTTTGCAGCACCTCGGGCTGCACCTGGCGCGGCTGGCGGCGAGCGCGCGCACGCTGGGTTTTGCTTTCGACCCCGACGCGGCGCGGGCGCTTTTGCACCAACGTGCAAGCGAACTGCCCACCAATTGCCCGGCCAGGGTGCGGCTGGCGCTGTCGCACAATGGCCGGCTCAGCCTGGTGCACGCCCCCTTGGCGGCGCTGCCGCCCGGCGTCGTCACGCTGTTGCTGCAACCCGAGCCGCTGCCGCTGCACGACCCGCTGGCTGCGCACAAGACCACGCGGCGCAGCCATTACGACGCCGGCATCCGCGCCGCCGAGCGCGCAGGCGCCTTCGACAGCCTGTTTTTCAACAGCGCCGACGAGCTGGTCGAGGGCGGGCGCAGCAACGTCTTCTTGCGTCTGGGCGGGCGCTGGCTCACCCCGCCCGTATCCTGCGGCGCGCTGCCCGGCATTCAGCGCAGTGTGCTGCTGGCAGACCCGGCTTGGGCCGCCAGCGAGGCGCGCCTGACCCGGGCCGACCTGCAGCGGGCCGAGGCCATCGTGGTCTGCAACGCCCTGCGCGGCGCGCTGCCGGCCCGCTTGCACGGTGCCGCCAGCGCCCCAAGCGCCTGA
- the efp gene encoding elongation factor P: protein MKIAQEIRAGNVIMHGKDPMIVLKTEYARGGRGAATVRMKLKALLSNMGTEVVFKADDKIDNVILDKKDCTYSYFADPMYVCMDADYNQYEVEAGNMGDALNYLADGMAVEVVFYDGKAISVEVPTSVEREITWTEPAVKGDTSGKVLKPAKIATGFEVSVPLFVEQGDRIEIDTRTGEYRRRV from the coding sequence ATGAAAATCGCCCAAGAAATCCGCGCCGGCAACGTCATCATGCACGGCAAAGACCCGATGATCGTCCTCAAAACCGAATACGCCCGCGGCGGCCGCGGTGCCGCCACGGTGCGCATGAAGCTCAAAGCGCTGCTGAGCAATATGGGCACCGAAGTGGTGTTCAAGGCCGACGACAAGATCGACAACGTCATCCTCGACAAAAAAGACTGCACCTACTCCTACTTTGCCGACCCCATGTACGTCTGCATGGACGCCGACTACAACCAGTACGAAGTCGAAGCCGGCAACATGGGCGATGCGCTCAACTACCTGGCCGACGGCATGGCGGTTGAAGTGGTGTTCTACGACGGCAAGGCCATTTCGGTCGAAGTGCCCACCAGCGTCGAGCGCGAAATCACCTGGACCGAACCGGCCGTCAAGGGCGACACCTCGGGCAAGGTCTTGAAGCCAGCCAAAATCGCCACCGGCTTCGAGGTTTCGGTGCCGCTGTTCGTCGAGCAAGGCGACCGCATCGAGATCGACACCCGCACGGGCGAATACCGCCGCCGCGTCTGA
- the earP gene encoding elongation factor P maturation arginine rhamnosyltransferase EarP: MSPAEPLSIAAPEPPAPPLLWDIFCHVIDNWGDLGVCWRLAHQLAQRGQRVRLWVDDASALAWMAPGALQSQGELAGLRVYPWPRQQPDAPAPAIEPGDVLIEAFGCHIEPHWVQALQPEGRAGQVWLNLEYLSAEPWVERCHGLPSPVLSGPLAGRCKWFYYPGFTPGSGGLLREMASSATPAPLPGAKSCEPSEPAASDLKMLLFCYHATALPALQVDPALAQAHWLVAAGRTQATWQAVWSGQPPPKTTLLPLLAQTEFDALLRTCHLNLVRGEDSLVSALWAGQPLLWQLYPQQDGAQHAKLEAFLHWLAAPPCLRQWHRAWNGAPSEAALPPLTAQRLQAWRQCIQAARQRLLQQADLVSQLLGFVGEKR, encoded by the coding sequence ATGAGCCCTGCTGAACCTTTATCTATAGCCGCACCAGAGCCCCCCGCACCCCCCCTGCTCTGGGACATTTTTTGCCACGTGATCGACAACTGGGGCGATTTGGGCGTGTGCTGGCGGCTGGCGCACCAGTTGGCGCAGCGCGGCCAGCGCGTGCGGCTGTGGGTTGACGATGCCTCAGCCTTGGCTTGGATGGCCCCCGGTGCGCTGCAAAGCCAAGGCGAGCTGGCGGGCCTGCGCGTGTACCCGTGGCCGCGCCAGCAGCCCGATGCGCCAGCGCCCGCCATCGAACCGGGCGATGTACTGATCGAAGCCTTTGGCTGCCACATCGAGCCGCACTGGGTGCAGGCACTGCAACCCGAAGGCCGCGCCGGACAAGTCTGGCTCAACCTCGAATACCTGAGCGCCGAGCCCTGGGTCGAGCGCTGCCACGGCCTGCCCTCCCCGGTACTGAGCGGGCCGCTGGCCGGGCGCTGCAAGTGGTTTTACTACCCCGGCTTCACGCCGGGGAGCGGCGGGCTGCTGCGCGAAATGGCCAGCAGCGCCACCCCCGCGCCGCTGCCCGGCGCCAAGTCCTGCGAGCCCTCCGAGCCGGCCGCCAGTGATTTAAAGATGCTCTTGTTTTGCTACCATGCCACCGCCCTGCCCGCCCTGCAGGTCGACCCGGCGCTGGCGCAGGCGCATTGGCTGGTCGCGGCAGGTCGCACCCAAGCCACTTGGCAGGCTGTATGGTCAGGCCAGCCCCCCCCAAAAACCACCCTGCTGCCCCTGCTGGCACAAACCGAATTCGACGCCCTGCTGCGCACCTGCCACCTCAACTTGGTGCGTGGCGAAGACTCGCTGGTGAGCGCGCTCTGGGCTGGCCAGCCGCTGCTGTGGCAGCTCTACCCGCAGCAAGATGGCGCGCAGCACGCCAAGCTCGAAGCCTTTCTGCACTGGCTAGCCGCTCCGCCCTGCTTGCGCCAGTGGCACCGGGCTTGGAACGGGGCACCATCCGAAGCCGCCCTGCCCCCTTTGACGGCGCAGCGCCTGCAAGCCTGGCGGCAGTGCATCCAGGCCGCGCGCCAGCGCTTGTTGCAGCAAGCCGATCTGGTGAGCCAACTGCTGGGCTTCGTCGGCGAAAAAAGGTAG
- a CDS encoding virulence RhuM family protein — MKPHKPTETAKKTEVSLVRSSAAEYLTFVAASGQGGVEALYADENIWLTQKMMGLLYDVNVRTVNEHLKKIFSDSELQEDSVIRKFRITASDSKHYDTLHYKLPAIIAVGYKVNSERAVQFRKWATGVIEQFTIKAYVMDDERIKAGGSILTDSYFEEQLQRIREIRISERKFYQKITDIYATAIDYDVTAQATQRFFATVQNKLHWAIHGQTAAEVIYHRADADQPHMGLSSWKDAPAGKIQKFDVVVAKNYLTEHEMAQLSRLVNAYLDVAEDMVQRKIPMTMQDWETRLNRFIEATDREVLQDAGKVTAEIAKAHALSEFEKYRIVQDRLFESDFDRLLQQSAPGSQ; from the coding sequence ATGAAGCCACACAAACCGACAGAGACAGCCAAAAAAACCGAGGTTTCCCTCGTCCGCTCCTCGGCGGCCGAGTACCTGACCTTTGTCGCCGCCAGCGGCCAAGGTGGCGTGGAGGCGTTGTATGCCGATGAAAACATCTGGCTGACCCAGAAGATGATGGGCCTGCTGTACGACGTGAACGTGCGCACGGTCAATGAGCATCTGAAAAAAATCTTTTCCGACAGCGAGTTGCAGGAAGATTCAGTTATCCGGAAATTCCGGATAACTGCCTCCGACAGCAAGCACTACGACACCCTGCACTACAAGCTGCCCGCCATCATCGCCGTGGGCTACAAGGTCAATTCCGAGCGGGCGGTGCAGTTCCGCAAGTGGGCCACAGGCGTCATCGAGCAGTTCACCATCAAGGCCTACGTGATGGACGACGAGCGCATCAAGGCGGGGGGGTCCATCCTCACCGATAGTTATTTCGAAGAGCAGTTGCAGCGCATCCGCGAAATTCGCATTTCGGAGCGCAAGTTTTACCAGAAGATCACCGACATCTACGCCACGGCAATAGATTACGACGTAACGGCTCAGGCCACCCAGCGTTTTTTCGCCACGGTGCAAAACAAGCTGCACTGGGCCATCCATGGTCAGACGGCGGCCGAAGTCATTTATCACCGCGCCGATGCCGACCAGCCCCACATGGGGCTGAGCTCATGGAAAGACGCGCCTGCGGGCAAGATTCAGAAATTCGATGTGGTAGTGGCCAAAAACTACCTGACCGAGCACGAGATGGCGCAACTCTCCCGCTTGGTCAACGCCTATCTGGATGTGGCCGAGGACATGGTGCAGCGCAAAATCCCCATGACCATGCAGGACTGGGAAACCCGCCTGAACCGCTTCATCGAGGCCACCGACCGCGAGGTGTTGCAGGACGCGGGCAAGGTCACGGCGGAAATCGCCAAGGCGCACGCGCTGAGCGAGTTCGAAAAATACCGCATCGTGCAGGACCGGCTGTTTGAGAGCGATTTCGACCGGCTGCTGCAACAGAGTGCGCCCGGCAGCCAATGA
- a CDS encoding nucleotidyl transferase AbiEii/AbiGii toxin family protein, producing the protein MADFLHDRPDFDQLLLVVADDQGLDPMLVEKDYWIMHALWGLQAQGLQFELKGGTSLSKGFGVIHRFSEDIDIRIEPPHGIDVKTGRNQDKPAHIESRRAYYEALAARISIAGIDRVARDTQFDDDKMRSAGIRLFYTSRTAALAGVKDGILLELGFDDTAPNRLVRISSWALDAAMARGVRVIDNRATAVPCYAPTHTFVEKLQTISTKYRRLGQAQAFPANFLRHYYDVYCLLGLQEVQGFMRESAYRERKAQRFRTGDEQVIAQNQAFVLGNPAQRQLFAKEYRKTAALYYRGQPDFDAVLARIHQHIEVM; encoded by the coding sequence GTGGCTGACTTTCTGCACGATCGACCGGACTTCGATCAATTGCTCTTGGTCGTAGCCGATGACCAGGGGCTCGATCCCATGCTGGTCGAGAAAGACTACTGGATCATGCACGCTCTCTGGGGTCTGCAGGCGCAGGGCTTGCAGTTCGAGTTGAAAGGCGGCACGTCGCTGTCTAAAGGGTTTGGCGTCATCCATCGATTTTCGGAAGACATCGATATCCGCATCGAGCCGCCCCATGGCATAGACGTGAAGACCGGTCGCAACCAAGACAAGCCGGCGCATATCGAGTCGCGGCGCGCGTACTACGAAGCCTTGGCCGCGCGCATCTCCATTGCGGGCATTGACCGAGTGGCGCGCGACACGCAGTTTGACGACGACAAGATGCGCAGCGCGGGCATACGCCTGTTCTACACGTCTCGCACTGCGGCGCTTGCAGGAGTCAAGGATGGCATCTTGCTGGAGTTGGGGTTCGATGACACAGCACCGAATCGTTTGGTCAGGATCTCATCTTGGGCACTGGATGCGGCCATGGCCCGTGGGGTGAGGGTGATCGACAACCGGGCAACGGCCGTGCCTTGCTACGCACCGACGCACACCTTCGTGGAAAAACTGCAAACCATCTCCACCAAGTACCGCCGCTTGGGTCAGGCGCAGGCCTTCCCAGCGAACTTCCTGCGCCACTACTACGATGTGTACTGCCTGTTGGGGCTGCAAGAGGTGCAGGGCTTCATGCGCGAGTCCGCCTACCGGGAGCGCAAAGCGCAGCGGTTTCGTACCGGAGACGAACAGGTCATTGCCCAGAATCAGGCGTTTGTCCTCGGGAACCCTGCCCAGCGCCAGCTATTCGCTAAAGAGTACCGCAAGACCGCTGCGCTGTACTATCGGGGGCAGCCGGACTTTGATGCGGTGTTGGCCCGGATTCATCAGCACATCGAAGTCATGTGA
- the pgsA gene encoding CDP-diacylglycerol--glycerol-3-phosphate 3-phosphatidyltransferase, giving the protein MFFNLPTSLTWARIVSIPLIVAVFYWPGLEQSTQNLVGTVLFVLFALTDWADGWLARRLNQTSAFGAFLDPVADKFLVCACLLVLVQLERADVFVALIIIGREIAISALREWMATIGAVRSVAVHVVGKLKTAVQMVAIAFLLYDATLLGLIDTRLWGTVLIWISAVLTVWSMVYYLQKALPEIRAKSR; this is encoded by the coding sequence ATGTTTTTTAACCTGCCAACTTCGCTCACTTGGGCGCGCATCGTCTCCATTCCGCTCATCGTGGCGGTGTTTTACTGGCCCGGGCTGGAACAAAGCACGCAAAACCTGGTGGGCACGGTGCTGTTCGTGCTGTTTGCGCTCACCGACTGGGCCGACGGCTGGCTGGCGCGCCGCCTCAACCAGACCTCGGCCTTTGGTGCTTTCCTAGACCCGGTGGCCGACAAGTTCTTGGTCTGCGCCTGCCTGCTGGTGCTGGTGCAGCTCGAACGCGCCGATGTGTTCGTGGCGCTGATCATCATCGGGCGCGAGATCGCCATTTCGGCGCTGCGCGAGTGGATGGCGACCATCGGCGCGGTGCGCAGTGTGGCGGTGCACGTGGTGGGCAAGCTCAAAACCGCGGTGCAGATGGTGGCGATTGCCTTTTTGCTCTACGACGCCACGCTGCTGGGCCTGATCGACACCCGGCTCTGGGGCACGGTGCTGATCTGGATTTCGGCCGTCCTCACGGTCTGGTCGATGGTCTATTACCTGCAAAAAGCGCTGCCCGAAATCCGCGCCAAATCGCGCTAA